The nucleotide sequence TAATGTGTCACATAAAACCGTAATAAGCCGAAATGAGCAGGTCCGAACGGCATCCTCACGATAgacgttaaataaaataaatgaataattgacgcgtacacttctgttaggtgtttggcagagctctgGAGGAGGActttttgtggcgtgcatcttcgtgttgttccacaaatggaggtacctacagttttttatgaagagctttttcttggcagaaataccatTGTTTAACATTGCCTGCCGTGAggcgtccgctattagaaaacactttctaTCActttggagattcgaacctacgcactctcgaatggtagtcacgcatcaaccaattcggctacggtggccgtacGATAGACGTTACGGTCTGAATAAATATCCTGCTAAGATTCGGGAAAAAAGTTTAATGTTATAACCATAAGTGATTTCTTAAACCTAGGTAGTTTAGGGATCGATTTCTATCTATTTCTGTTGTGTTGAGTGATGATTGAGTGgagtaaaagttttaaatttttttttttttaattttcaaatacacctATTTAGGTATCCACTGTCGCTTCAATAAATTCCAACTGACCCATACCACTTGCCGACATGCAACCCCGCACCACAACTGCATCACTACCGCGTTTGTTTGtatcaaaaagatttttttccaaagCAGTTCCTGCCTTGCATAAAATAATTTCCGACCTCTTAtcccaaaaatacaaaattttcttttcctgTTTCCAAAACTCTGGAGGCTTATTTATATAACGTCATAATTATTAGCAAATTAAATGCGCTCTTCATAAGTGAAATTAACGACTTTCTTAGAGCGACAAAACCACGGCATTCAGTTTCACGTAAAATTTGTCTAGCCGTTACcggacaaatactttttttaatgcttatatttttaatgattataCTGCGCTCTTCTTACGTCGATAGTGTTCTTGGATGGCCAGACCTGTGTTTAGATGCTAAATTCCCTGTTTGCTTGTGATTGTTTGCTATGTGTTGAACAGAGGAGTGCGATAGACTAATTTTCTTGGAATTCTGtgttttcaaattattacaatttttaaatagaatgaTCAACTAAATCCACTAATCAgtcaattataaataataaaaagtgagCAAAACCGAGAAGAATTCCTAATAAAATAACGGtattattaaaagaaagaaagtgAAAGCAGACTTTTTGGCTCCTGTACATGAATGTTGCTTAAAtgttctatttgtggaacaacatcaagacgcacatcacaaatcggaggaggagctcgaccaaacacccaataaatggtgtaggcgccaattatataaattctgtgtcaaatttttcaatgcatatggcgagaacaaattcgcagaaaaaagttccgttatttttgcttttgtttatatacactctactcataaattatactcagtttcgtggcagaTTGCGCTTGTTATGAATGGaatggggagctaaggaaagtCGTATTGCAGTAATTacattacaaaagtgtggtaaaagtgcaagaaaGATTTACgatttgctgaaaaaacttaatatttcgagaatgtttgtttaccgtacGATAAATcgtttcccaaacgtctgaagtgtcAGACAGAAAAATAAGTGGTCGTCCTcacgtggttcgaaccagtacaagatttcgagaaagaattcgcaaaaATCCCCTTAGGAAGCGGAAAATCATGTACAGGGAAATTAATGTATCGATCAGATCCatatcaagactaattagagatgatatcCACATGAAAGcgttccgtcgctcaactggtcatcttttgacaacgcgcttgaagaaaattaggctCGACGGATGCCAGCAGCTTCTTCGATCGCACGCGGTTAACGGCcacgaaaatattcttttcacagatgagacaGTTTTTagtaagcaaaacgacaaaatctatgctaaaacttctaacttctatgctaaaactttctTCTTAGAAAGCATGGCGTAGCAGTTAAGCAGTACTATCAAAAGGCAGCGTTTGatcttccaacgagattccgctccagcccataaggcaaaaaccacccagcattggctaaaaaacaatatttctgggtgcatagccgcagaagattgaccgtctggaagtccagattcGAATCCATTGGACCATACTCCAAAAATTTACCGCTTGCTGATTGCTCTACATTTAAAAGCTTCTACCATTAGCCCTACTCAAGCTCGCCGATGATTCAATGATTTTGAACCCGTTtccattttcatatatttaggGCAGGTAACAAGTGCTCTAATTACCttattatttgtaaaaaccgagcattttttgggtttttccaATCTCGCTAGCCGGAGTTTTCAAGAGTTTCAATCCTTTGTTGTCGCATTATCACTCGGCTACCTACTAAAATTCGTACATGAATAATTTTGCAAGTAGCGCTTCGGCCAAATAGCGGAGCAATTTTAATACCTGGTAATAtggtaataattaaaatagatcGTCTTCAGATGAGCAATTGCTTCCaaatgaatactttttttttttcaaagtaaaactaaaagaaaaaaagcaattcacgaaataaatttgtataggaAAACTTGTGGAAAATTCCACCACATGTAGAGTTATGGTGAGACGAATGGAAATTTTTCGGATGTTCAAGAATATCAATTAATTCCTTTGATTataatttgccaaaaattgagCCTTTTATTAGAAAACAACGGACACATTTCAATAAAACTCTGATCATGGCCACTGAAAGATTGTTTGTGACTTTAAGGTAGATATTCAAATGAGAAACGTTTACTTATTTGCCCACTGTTTTTGGGGTAGTTGACGGAGGGGAAGAGGTGTAACACCTTAAACCACATAAAAGAACAATCCAAACTTTAAAAAGAGTACCCGTTCCACCTATGCGACCCCTACGGACCCATTTGAAAATGAGTTAGTAACCCATTCATAGTATTTTTTAATCCAAGAtagtttatttttgtagttttgtctGCAACCTTAGATACAACGAAATAACGTGGCCTAAActgcgttaatttttttcgtaaatcaaACACAATCTCAGAAAACAAACCACCGTCAAAGCCCTCATTAcgtaagcaaatcagctgattctttgggagccggttaacggtctgatgtagGCCACACCTCTGCATTCTGTGCGCCGTGGCTGGTGACGGATGGATACAAGATTTATATGATTACTTCATTTCAAGGAGAATACAGACTTATACAAGAAATGCAGACTCAGTCGTTGAAATAATTATATGTGGTTGAATTCCACACGAATTTCTTTTTGGAACATGGCACCGTTGAGATGAAACATTTTCATAACTTCATTTCAACTGAAAATCTGCACTTTTCAAGAGCTAACCTATTCAATTGTTAGCAATTTTCTATAATAGTTTAGGACTAATGATATTGGTGGCTGCCGTGGCCGAATAgatggtacgtgactaccagtcgggagtgcgtaggttcgaatctccgtgcatgaaactgcaaaattaaaaaggtttttctagtagcggtcgccttTCGGCAGAcaacggcaaacctctgagtgtatttcagccatgaaaacgCTCCTATAAAAacgatctgccgttcggagccgacttaaatctgtaggtccctctatttgtggaccaacatcaagacgcacgccacaaataggaggaggaaggagatcggccaaacacccagcaaAGGGTGTAGCCAACTATatctatatatgtgtatataaatatatacatatacacatataatgtcacacagtggtcacacaatttattcgtacaccctgCGTAATACGTAAAAAACTTGAGCCTTCCGCAAAATATTTGTTGTGACAATATATTTCGTTGGGGTCACTGGAAGAATGTTACATTCCTGATGAATTGCCGCAAACAAAACTCCTGTTATTTCAACTCACACTGAGGGGTTCCAAGGAAAGCAGGCAGACGTaccaaaatgctgcaaaacatttattcgtacTCTTTCAACTTATGATATTGTTGCTGCAAATGTAACAGTAAAaatcgtttgtgtttttactaatattgctgAAAACGAAATAAGATTGGGTTTTCTTAGCTTTTATCGCCGATTCAGTTTCAGTTTCGCGTAATATCTCGATTAAAAACGAGAAAATGGAACGAAGTGTGGATTTACCattagaaatgcgtaaaatCGTTATTAAATTGTACTTGGAAAACAAGTCTCTGCGCGAAATCGGCAAAACATTGGCAAATCGCATTCTACGGTGCAAAGTGTTACTGCTAATTAGGTATTAATATTGGTAAATTGGAAGCGAATCACCATCAAGCCGGAAGGCGAACAATATTGACTTTACGTGCGGAACGCAACATAGTAGCATCAGTCACGCAAAATCCCAAAATAGCCTCCACGATACTATACCGAAATATTCAAGAGTGTTTGCATAAAAAGGAAGCCCATAAAGAGTCCGTAATTGTCTGCAAAACGCTGTTTATCATATCAGAGTGGCACGCCGCAAGCTCAACATTTTagatattaacagaaagaaGAATTGGAGTTTGCCAAATGCTACATAAATGAACCATATTCTTTTTGGGAAAACGCCATATTCAGTGATGAGTCGAAATGTTATGTTTCCGAATCAGATGGGCCTCCAAAtgtttggcgaaaagaaaatacagtTAAGCATGGAGGAGGAAATGCAATGGTTTGGGGGTGTATAGTTGTTTCTGGAGTagcaaaaatggtttttattggtgataaaatggacaaacatctttatttaaacattttgaagaataatttgcatgatagTGCCGTTAAACATGGACTGAATGCTAGAGGGTTCTTGTTCCAGCAAGACAATTACCCAAAACACTCATCTTATCTCGTGTAAGCCTTATTTACCACTGTAAGCAGATTAAATATTTACCTCAATCACCGGATCTGAACCCAATTGACCATGTCTAGGAGCTCTTAGAAAGGAGAatcagaaagcacaaaataacatcGAAGCCGTCATTAAAGACGGCTTTAAAtgttgagtgggagaaaattaCAGCTAATGAAACCAAGGTATTGGTAAAAAGTATGCAACGCCGTTTGGAAGCAGTCATTTAAGCTAAAGGCGGCCCAACAAAGTACTGAATACTCGTTTCTTctattacttttttaataaaatattctttatttggttatgtacgaataatatttttgcataaaattttgatttatttcgttATTATGATACCTTAAGTTCTCCAATTCCAGAAATGAATTTGTTccttaaattttgaataaaagtgttattttttacgaataaattgaaatattgttCTTTTGTATAAATCGTGCTAAGTATCAgtatctgtttataaactgtgagtgtacgaataaattgtttGACTCCTGTAAGTATCGAGCCGACGAGTGTCGAATTACGGAAAGCCAACTCCGATCTCTACCATGATCATAtcgttgttgttgcgtttgcgCAAAATTTCTATCCGGATCCGATCATTGACCATTGGAACATAACTATTGACTGCTTAAGAAACCAAAGCAAATTCGCAACCCTAGCAAACCACATTATATTCTACATGTAAATGTGGATAAAGAAAACACATGTTTGGCTATCCTAAAAAATGGATATACATATACTCTAAACCAGTTATAAAACCATTTGTCTTATATTTCTTAGCTGCTCTTAATTTATTAAAGAACGTCCAGTGCTTGTGTACTCTCTAACATATTGCCATAAAAATCACCAATAATCATTATTTTATTGCTTCGGTGCAGTTTAAATTCGTCCATAAGGTGGCTGGGtttattttaagatttaaataaattagcCCGCATAGATAGAATATATTTCTTTATGCAAAAAATTGCCATAAATCGTAACAAGTTCGAATGTGCTTTACGTTAAAATCCAACTAATTTTTGCACCAAGTATTATTCTCTAAAGTCAACTAAGCCCTCGAACGTGCAGCCGCTCCGCTGGATAATTTGTCGTGCTGCCCAAATACCAGAACGTATGCAAACGCTAAGCGGCTTCTTTTGTATGTATTGCGCCAAAAATCCACCAACGAAAGCATCACCAGCGCCATTGGTATCAACAATTTCACTGGGTGCCAATCGTTGCACTGGAAATTCTTCAATGGAGTGCTCTTGTATTAGTAACACGGGTAAGTGTCCTTGTGTTAGTACAATTATACGCGGCCGATCAGCATTCTGTTTAGGCAACGCCAACATTTTTTTACCTATCTCTTTCATTTCCTTCTCGTCCCAACCTTGAGCCGCTGCAAAAGCCTCAGCTTCCTATGGGAATAAAATTGTgtacaaaattgttaaatttatagaaaaatagtAGCTACCAGTTCATTGCCGAAAAGTATATCCACATAAGGTAATGCAGCCATTAACGGTTCCTTAAAAAATTGCGACAAAAATGGAGCACTAAGGTTCATTAGGAAAGGCCGTTTATGTTTGTGCGCATGTTGGGCAATGTGCTGAATGCTTGGTGGGCTCACCGTCAGGAAGAAACCCTGTAAAGTgcacgcgtatgtatgtatatatgaatttaCATAAGAAGCATTATGAAAACAAACACCTACCGAAATGTAGAAATACTCTGAATTGTCTATAAGTTTTTGGTTCTCGGGCGTAAGCAAATGATCTATGGTAAAGTGATTGGCAGCAGCCAAATTGGCACAAAGGGAGCGATGTGTGCCGGTAATAAGAACACCGCATGTGCCAGTTGGTGCTTCATTGGTGCGTTGATAATGTACATTAACGCCATTTGAGCGCGCACGCTCTTCAAGTATCTCGCCAAATCTGTCATGACCAACGCAGCCGAAGAATATAGCCGCGTCGGGCTTTTGTAACATCCACTGGCATACGCGCAACGAATTCTGCACTGAACCGCCTGCAATGTAATCAGCTTTATACTTCTCCACTAATTCTTTGTAGAGTGGCATATGCTTTTCTTCAGCCAAAATGGCATCATTTGGTTTTAAATCATATTTTTGCAGAAATGCTTCATCGACAGTTGTCGATATGTCGAGCAACGGATTTCCGCAGCCGACCAAAATGCCTGccctagaaaataaataaactaaatttattaaatatgtttgtgtaAGAAATTGTGcgtaaaattacatttattttaatgtataagaaATTTCGAGTGCCTAGTAATAttacttattttcatttattttgcttcaTGTACGTATATCCACTCAGTTTATAAATTATTCATTCTCTGAAGACGTAACCCTAATTTTAAAATCGCAATTAGTTCCAAAacagtatgtacatacatatatgtatgtagatctttctctgctgcaacaacaacaataagcaaaacttcaataaaaaaaaattcatactcATAGATTTAAAAGGGTGACATTCCACTATACATATAACCCATTAAGTCTGTGTacaccttacaaatatttttaaattgattaaaaacaccaaataaatttatagttgccaacataatttatttatttattctttcattaCATTCTTAAGatacaaaaccaaaagaaaattacaagaATCCTCACTTCATTGTTTACATAGCGGTAAGTAATTGCAGCAACAGTAGATATAGCCACCGGAAAGACTGCGTACAGTTTGTTTCTTTacataattagaattttttttgttgaattgtcGAAAGGTGGAGATAGCTTCCGAAATATTGGCAAACCTATTGGGACAACGCACTCCTCTGTTCAACGCATAGTAAACAATCACAAGCAAACCGGGATTTTAACATCTAAGCACAGGTCTGGCCATCCAAGAACACTATCGATGCGAGAAGAGCGCAGTATAAGCAATATGGCAAAGGTTAACCCTCGAATTACACattatagaataaataaataataaaataaaataaatacacattAAAAATTACCGAAAGTGTAAActaagcataaaaaaaataatttgtccgGTAACTGCTagaaaatttttacatgaaGCGACACTACCGCTCTAAGAAACTCGTTAATTTCACTTGTGAACAGACGAGAGCGCATTGGAATCATTAAtacagggttcggcactcgaagtgaaACCAACTTCAGACTGTGCATCAGAGCCTTttagttgactaaatgacagtccagagtattattTACAAGCGTGCGGAAGCATAAAATCGGTAATGCATTTCAAATGTAATAGTGCGagtttgaaattatatttggctggaaaatcacaaccagcgattgttcgtgaggtcgagcaccttaaagtaaataatttgttttgtttatcgcaccattactcgttacaatgatactagtagcatcgcgaaacgtcatggaggtggtcatcaaaagactgcaacgtcacgtgaaatggttcaaaaagtgaagaaccgacttgagcgaagtccccgacgaagtgccaatcaaatggcgaaagaactgaaaatatctgactgtAGTATCCGTCGCATACTGAGAAATgatttcaaagtcaagccttagaaaaggcgcatgatcttacaccaaagcagcaacaagtcagacttgagagagcgaaggagttgcttcgcttggccgaaaacgatcaatttccgaacattgtgttttctgacgagaaaatttttcaaatcgagcagttcgtaaacttccaaaaccataaggtttatttgaccgaccgttcatacgagaatttgagtcatcgattggccaccaagaggtagcacccgccacaggtaatggtttgggccgctgtaaccgcagatgggcgctctccaatcgttttcatcgagcctggcgtcaaggtaaatgcgaaatattatcaggaAAGTATTCAGGCggttgctttgaagtcgtgggcagaCACCATATTTCGGTGGCACACCATGgaagtttcaacaggactcggcaccgtctcacaaagctcgagtgaaccaagaatggctaaaaacaactttccaaacttcataacgtccacataatggctctcaaattcaccagacgcaaatccgatggattattctctttgggccattttggagagcaaggcccgaactaaaagattcaccagtcccgAAGcgatgaaaaaagccattgcccgcgagtgggccaacaTACCCAACATACAcccaagtcacattcgggcagcttgcgactcgtttctggaccgcCTCAAGGCCATAGTAAAGGCAaacggtggtcatatcgagcaaaataaattgattcttaattttgtaatatgttcacacattttttactttgaattgaataaaaggaaTTTTCCATACTAAATTTGTGGtctttttaattgattacacttcgagtgccgaaccctgtaATTATATAGTAAATGAGTTTTCAGAGTTctggaaacaaatatttttttcagacgaaagtaaattttgtatatttgggATAAGAGATCGTCAAATTGTTTGGCGCAAATCAGGAATTGGTCTTGAGAAACAAAATCTTGTTGGTAGACTCAAATACGGCGATGTTATGGTGTGGGAATGCATGGCGGCAAGTGGTATGGGTAAGTTAGAATTTATTTAATCGACAATGGATAAATGGGGgtatttgaacattttaaaaataaatttgaaacagAGTGCCGAAATACTTGGCTTATTAAGAACGTTTTGGTTCCAAAAAGATCACTAAAAAGGATGACtatccaacaaaatattaattttaatttttgtatatttatatatacaatacagtATAACCCTAgcttaattagcacactggctacCAGGGCCTTggatactaaataaataattaaaatatggtttcagctataaatttatattgtgtttttaatttaaaaatgtacgcagactttatgggctatgtgtatataaatactGTAAGGTTTAGTTTTATGCGGTGGATACTTCTACCGAAAAgcgcatataaaaaattcgcaTTAAAAAGACTTTACATGTCTTGAAAAAATAGGGATACGTTCCGCAATTTTCTAAAATCacataaaaccaaaacaatgagctaaaattaacttaaaaccgcataaaaatagaaatagaaaataaataggcTGCTTCGTTAATGACTTCGAATGTCTGaaagaaattcatataaaaGCTTAAAGTAaacttaattcatttcattttattgaaaagtaatatagttttacattttttaatcactaTCGCTATCTGATAATGGCTTGCACCTTTTGCCAAGTGGTTCCAAATCACCATCGCCATCAGAAGAGACGGTCTCTGTAATAGATATTTTCGGTAAACGCGATGGATTTTCACAAACTTTATTCTCGAATGT is from Anastrepha ludens isolate Willacy chromosome 4, idAnaLude1.1, whole genome shotgun sequence and encodes:
- the LOC128860956 gene encoding adenosine kinase; translated protein: MCEELRAGILVGCGNPLLDISTTVDEAFLQKYDLKPNDAILAEEKHMPLYKELVEKYKADYIAGGSVQNSLRVCQWMLQKPDAAIFFGCVGHDRFGEILEERARSNGVNVHYQRTNEAPTGTCGVLITGTHRSLCANLAAANHFTIDHLLTPENQKLIDNSEYFYISGFFLTVSPPSIQHIAQHAHKHKRPFLMNLSAPFLSQFFKEPLMAALPYVDILFGNELEAEAFAAAQGWDEKEMKEIGKKMLALPKQNADRPRIIVLTQGHLPVLLIQEHSIEEFPVQRLAPSEIVDTNGAGDAFVGGFLAQYIQKKPLSVCIRSGIWAARQIIQRSGCTFEGLVDFRE